One region of Paenibacillus polymyxa M1 genomic DNA includes:
- the ssuE gene encoding NADPH-dependent FMN reductase, whose amino-acid sequence MSKVVILSGSPSTQSRLYGLIHYTTEQLREAGAEVTLLNVVDLPAEDLIKANFNSPDVTAALALIAAADAVIVASPVYKAAYSGLLKIFLDLVPQEGLRGKPVLPLFIGGTLAHLLVIDYALKPVLSALGGRHILGGVYAVDQWVERLPGGAYGLSEELIVRLERSVKELNELLKL is encoded by the coding sequence ATGTCCAAGGTTGTCATCCTATCGGGCAGTCCGTCTACACAATCCCGTTTATACGGTTTGATTCACTATACAACTGAGCAGTTGCGAGAGGCTGGAGCGGAGGTTACATTACTGAATGTGGTCGACTTGCCCGCTGAGGATTTGATCAAAGCTAACTTTAATAGTCCCGACGTCACAGCAGCGCTTGCGTTGATTGCAGCAGCGGATGCCGTCATTGTGGCTTCGCCAGTATATAAAGCGGCCTATTCAGGGCTATTGAAAATATTTCTGGATCTGGTTCCGCAGGAGGGACTGAGAGGGAAACCTGTCTTGCCTTTATTTATCGGCGGTACACTCGCCCATCTGCTGGTTATTGACTATGCCCTGAAGCCGGTTCTGAGCGCATTGGGGGGAAGACATATTCTTGGTGGGGTGTATGCAGTGGATCAGTGGGTCGAGCGCCTGCCGGGTGGAGCATATGGGTTGTCCGAAGAGTTGATTGTACGATTGGAACGTTCTGTTAAAGAACTCAATGAGCTATTGAAGTTATAG
- a CDS encoding LysR family transcriptional regulator — protein sequence MNIENIEAFVYVNHYGSFNKAAEALFLSQPSVTARIQTLERELECKLFDRQSKQTILTEDGRKFLPYAEQMLQVLQKGKQKLQQRKKAPQQIRIGCTISVSNYIIPEILKQLRARYPEVNYKIVTATTDQLLHKLLNREVDISFVRKVMHPAIRTLAFYEDPISLYVYEGHPFTKTGKASIQDIQRETLVFFECGSLDWMRIHRSFESLEQPPDIAFQVDNVVTAKKLVLQEAGIAFLPDVCVSREVKDQKLFRIHIPEVAGVSMQISIIATKEDCAVSSDFADALTEGFREAVLL from the coding sequence ATGAATATCGAGAATATTGAAGCCTTTGTATACGTGAATCATTATGGAAGCTTTAACAAGGCGGCAGAAGCATTGTTCTTGTCACAGCCCTCTGTCACAGCCCGGATTCAGACGCTGGAACGCGAGCTTGAGTGTAAGTTATTCGACCGCCAAAGCAAACAAACGATTCTGACGGAGGATGGACGAAAGTTCCTTCCTTATGCGGAGCAGATGCTGCAAGTGCTGCAAAAAGGGAAGCAAAAGCTTCAACAGCGCAAGAAAGCCCCTCAGCAAATTCGAATTGGCTGCACGATATCGGTGTCGAACTATATCATTCCTGAAATACTAAAACAGCTTCGTGCTCGCTATCCGGAGGTTAACTACAAAATTGTGACCGCTACGACGGATCAACTGCTACATAAGCTGTTGAACCGTGAGGTAGACATTAGTTTTGTCCGTAAAGTGATGCATCCGGCTATTCGTACGCTTGCCTTTTATGAAGATCCGATTTCCCTGTATGTATATGAAGGCCACCCGTTTACGAAGACAGGAAAGGCCAGCATACAGGATATCCAGCGTGAAACCCTGGTATTTTTTGAATGCGGCTCATTAGATTGGATGAGGATTCATCGATCTTTTGAATCACTGGAGCAGCCACCGGATATTGCTTTTCAGGTAGACAATGTGGTCACGGCCAAAAAGCTGGTATTGCAAGAAGCGGGCATTGCCTTTTTGCCGGATGTCTGTGTGAGCCGTGAAGTGAAGGATCAGAAGCTGTTCCGTATTCATATTCCGGAGGTGGCTGGGGTATCTATGCAGATTAGCATAATCGCAACCAAAGAAGACTGCGCAGTGTCCTCCGATTTTGCAGATGCACTGACAGAAGGCTTCAGGGAGGCTGTTTTGTTATAG
- a CDS encoding transporter substrate-binding domain-containing protein, translating to MKKWFAILSVMAIILVLAGCGSSDDTSSASGSSGDVKKIIVGTGTQFKNVCFIDENGNLTGFDVELIKELDKRLPQYEFEFKTMDFGNLLLSLDAGKIDLVSHQMEKNPEREAKYLFNKNPYSIFLNRVAVAKDNNSIHSIDDLKGKKVLTSPTSNAAYVLKEYNKTHGDALNIVYTSGAANDMVQQITSGRIDATVTTDFANRFNTDEKGEVALKTVGDPLTQSDVLYVLNKNEQGLADDLDKAIQEVKDDGTLSKLSIKWLGEDFTKSLEDVKKESTSSKK from the coding sequence ATGAAAAAGTGGTTTGCAATATTGTCTGTTATGGCAATCATTCTGGTGTTGGCAGGCTGCGGTTCCTCAGATGACACGTCTAGTGCGTCAGGTTCAAGCGGAGACGTGAAGAAAATTATTGTAGGCACAGGCACTCAATTTAAAAATGTATGCTTTATTGACGAAAACGGAAATTTAACAGGCTTTGATGTGGAGCTGATTAAGGAGCTGGACAAGCGCCTACCTCAATACGAGTTTGAATTCAAAACGATGGATTTTGGAAATTTGCTGCTCAGTCTCGATGCCGGCAAGATTGATCTGGTATCGCATCAAATGGAAAAAAACCCGGAACGCGAAGCCAAGTATCTGTTCAACAAAAATCCGTATAGCATTTTTCTAAACAGAGTAGCTGTAGCGAAGGATAATAATAGCATTCATTCCATTGATGATTTGAAAGGGAAAAAGGTACTTACCAGTCCAACCAGTAATGCGGCGTATGTGCTGAAAGAATATAACAAAACCCACGGAGATGCTCTGAATATCGTGTATACGAGTGGTGCAGCCAATGATATGGTGCAACAAATTACGAGCGGCCGTATAGATGCTACCGTTACGACAGACTTTGCGAACCGTTTTAACACCGATGAAAAAGGAGAAGTAGCTCTGAAAACCGTTGGTGATCCTTTAACTCAATCAGATGTACTATATGTACTGAACAAAAATGAGCAAGGATTGGCGGATGACCTGGACAAAGCCATTCAGGAAGTGAAGGACGACGGTACGCTGTCGAAGCTGAGCATTAAATGGCTTGGAGAGGACTTCACGAAGTCCCTGGAGGATGTGAAAAAAGAGAGTACCAGCAGTAAGAAGTAA
- a CDS encoding amino acid ABC transporter permease yields MSREFNIDYVFSFIPKMLSYLHITLFIVASSLVLGLIIGLLVALPRMYNIPFLKRVSQVYVSFFRGTPILIQLFLVYYGLPELLKLVDINSSRWDVLWFAVATYALNSGAFISEIIRSGVGAVDRGQIEAAQSVGMSGYQTFTRIILPQALAVVVPVFSNLVIGNLKDTSLAFTIGAMEMTGKSQTLGSATQHFVETYIALSFIYLVISLIVQKLFKVLENTLLRHEHRDSVQKEPAKRKGFVLRYLRSPRLSKGGKGI; encoded by the coding sequence ATGAGCAGAGAGTTCAATATTGATTATGTTTTTAGCTTTATCCCGAAAATGCTGTCCTATTTGCACATCACCTTGTTTATTGTAGCAAGCTCGCTTGTGTTGGGACTGATCATTGGTCTGTTGGTTGCGCTGCCTCGCATGTATAACATTCCATTTCTCAAACGTGTTTCTCAGGTGTATGTTTCCTTTTTCCGTGGGACCCCGATTCTAATTCAATTGTTTCTGGTGTATTACGGCCTGCCAGAGCTACTAAAGCTGGTGGATATCAATTCCTCCAGATGGGATGTGTTGTGGTTTGCCGTAGCGACCTACGCGCTCAATAGTGGAGCATTTATTTCCGAAATTATCAGGTCTGGCGTAGGTGCTGTAGATCGGGGACAAATCGAGGCTGCACAGTCCGTCGGCATGTCAGGCTATCAAACTTTTACACGTATCATCTTGCCGCAAGCGTTGGCTGTAGTGGTTCCGGTATTTTCCAATCTGGTCATTGGCAATCTGAAGGATACTTCGCTGGCGTTTACGATCGGTGCGATGGAGATGACAGGAAAATCGCAAACATTGGGTTCGGCTACCCAGCATTTTGTGGAAACGTATATCGCGTTGTCCTTTATCTATCTAGTGATCAGTCTAATTGTACAAAAATTATTCAAGGTGCTGGAAAATACACTTCTCCGGCATGAGCATAGAGATTCAGTACAGAAAGAGCCCGCCAAACGAAAAGGTTTTGTGTTGCGTTACCTGAGAAGTCCTCGTCTGAGTAAAGGAGGTAAAGGCATATGA
- a CDS encoding amino acid ABC transporter permease, giving the protein MSLDFGFVYTAFLGLFSALPNTLIITVVSVLAGLVIGIITALARIYNVPVLSQISHGYVTFIRGTPMLMHLLLIYFSLPLLIDAGAKHFGWSLQSKDVPYMVFALISFSITSGAYMSEVVRSGIQSVNKGQIEAAYAVGMTTWQVLRRIVFPQAFVVSLPNLTNSVIGMLHGSTLAFTVSVTEIQAQAEILASTNWKYLEVYIAAALLFWGLTVLIERISGLVEKKINVFNGGRAS; this is encoded by the coding sequence ATGAGTCTGGACTTTGGATTTGTATACACCGCCTTTTTAGGATTGTTCTCCGCGTTGCCCAACACTTTAATCATTACAGTGGTTTCCGTGCTGGCAGGGTTGGTCATTGGGATTATAACGGCGTTGGCACGAATTTATAACGTTCCTGTGCTGTCCCAGATCTCTCACGGTTACGTTACTTTTATCCGAGGTACACCGATGCTCATGCATCTGCTGCTTATTTATTTCAGTTTGCCTTTGTTGATTGATGCAGGAGCGAAGCATTTCGGATGGTCACTGCAATCCAAAGACGTTCCTTATATGGTATTTGCACTCATTTCGTTCTCCATTACCAGTGGCGCCTATATGTCTGAGGTCGTCCGTTCTGGAATCCAGTCGGTCAACAAGGGGCAGATTGAGGCGGCTTATGCGGTTGGTATGACGACATGGCAAGTATTAAGACGCATTGTATTTCCGCAGGCATTCGTGGTGAGTTTGCCGAACCTGACGAATTCTGTTATTGGGATGCTGCATGGTTCTACCTTGGCCTTCACCGTTTCGGTCACAGAAATACAGGCTCAGGCTGAAATTCTGGCATCCACAAACTGGAAATATTTAGAGGTGTATATTGCGGCAGCTCTGCTATTTTGGGGATTGACGGTATTGATTGAGCGAATATCCGGCTTGGTGGAGAAAAAAATCAATGTATTTAATGGAGGTCGAGCATCATGA